One window from the genome of Amycolatopsis sp. NBC_01480 encodes:
- a CDS encoding Uma2 family endonuclease codes for MFAHGDRLTRRDLETISDERRRYELVDGTLLVSPSPRPLHQRVVARLLAALTPVCPADCEVLPAPVDVVLDEYTVMIPDVVVGRRDTFTERALVGVPVLAVEVISPSSRHIDTHLKPARLAEAGCPYYWVIDPRSPGIQCFRLVDGEYTLDAEATGEEVARLELPYRLDLSPADLVSSY; via the coding sequence ATGTTCGCGCACGGCGACCGTCTCACCCGTCGGGACCTGGAGACGATCTCGGATGAGCGACGTCGGTATGAACTGGTGGACGGGACTCTTCTAGTGAGCCCCTCCCCGCGCCCGCTGCACCAGAGGGTGGTCGCGCGCCTGCTCGCGGCGCTCACCCCGGTTTGCCCTGCGGACTGCGAGGTCCTGCCGGCCCCGGTCGACGTCGTGCTCGACGAGTACACCGTGATGATCCCCGACGTGGTGGTCGGCCGCCGCGACACGTTCACCGAGCGCGCCCTCGTCGGCGTCCCGGTGCTGGCGGTCGAGGTGATTTCCCCGTCCAGCCGCCACATCGACACGCACCTCAAGCCGGCGCGGCTGGCCGAGGCGGGCTGCCCGTACTACTGGGTGATCGACCCGCGCTCGCCCGGCATCCAGTGCTTCCGCCTCGTCGACGGCGAGTACACCCTCGACGCCGAGGCGACCGGCGAGGAGGTCGCGCGGCTCGAGCTGCCGTACCGGCTGGACCTCAGCCCCGCGGACCTGGTGTCGTCGTACTGA
- a CDS encoding TIGR04141 family sporadically distributed protein, with protein sequence MPAPSSPSKPVSLFRLDGTAAEEDLLVSLTPEQVTTDLPVDLSGTAARLVAGTFRTEMPPWVPHAAALTGNQLELPSTLPFAVLLVPRPPWTYAVAWGAGHLVLNDEYVEQGFGLLFGIRRLDPFDLGLVASAALDVSARATQISIPGGGELSAFRLEPYGDLVNRLAGSADLTDLTYGRVTGKRYRIRVGNSLWAPLAKEPDAFLADLDAVGAVVDEPDAESALRFVAQTRPLERHHRLVPTLERRLAEALSGEEGTLGLTWPGAAAHDAENAGSFRITGLGPGGPLHVEARLELEHLTARLAGIPVDRRVKALRAGRVVTCADEAGEQETGTPLPVARWLVFETTIDHVRYVFHQGRWYRIGETYVEQMRAQVADLLSRKYEWPDLTWRPSGESDDENRYCHRVAQEPGFLCLDRDFATTPLHPRFELCDLLGPDDELIHVKWLGRATAASHLYTQALVSAEALHDEPEALTQLAAKVSAADPDRVLTEAPRTVVLAAAGRAWHVDELFTLSQIALLRLDRAVRGLQATLRFADIPYVPKRTARAQPATRRRKRQ encoded by the coding sequence ATGCCTGCCCCGTCCTCCCCGAGCAAACCGGTCTCCCTCTTCCGGCTCGACGGCACCGCGGCCGAGGAAGACCTGCTGGTGTCGCTGACGCCCGAGCAGGTCACCACCGACCTCCCGGTCGACCTGTCGGGCACGGCGGCCCGGCTGGTCGCCGGGACCTTCCGCACCGAGATGCCCCCATGGGTCCCGCACGCCGCCGCGCTGACCGGCAACCAGCTGGAACTGCCTTCGACGCTGCCGTTCGCGGTGCTGCTCGTCCCGCGTCCACCGTGGACATACGCGGTGGCGTGGGGCGCCGGGCACCTGGTGCTGAACGACGAATACGTCGAGCAGGGCTTCGGGCTGCTGTTCGGGATCCGCCGGCTGGACCCGTTCGACCTCGGGCTGGTGGCGAGCGCGGCGCTGGACGTCTCGGCGCGCGCGACGCAGATCTCCATCCCCGGCGGCGGCGAGCTGTCGGCGTTCCGTCTGGAGCCCTACGGCGACCTGGTGAACCGGCTGGCCGGCTCGGCCGACCTGACCGACCTCACCTACGGGCGGGTGACCGGAAAGCGCTATCGGATCCGCGTCGGCAACTCCCTCTGGGCGCCGCTGGCGAAGGAGCCGGACGCCTTCCTCGCCGACCTGGACGCGGTGGGCGCGGTCGTCGACGAGCCGGACGCGGAATCGGCGTTGCGGTTCGTGGCGCAGACCCGGCCGCTGGAACGGCACCACCGCCTCGTGCCGACGCTCGAACGGCGGCTCGCCGAGGCCCTGTCCGGCGAGGAAGGCACGCTCGGCCTGACCTGGCCCGGGGCCGCGGCGCACGACGCGGAGAACGCCGGCTCGTTCCGGATCACCGGGCTCGGGCCGGGCGGGCCGCTGCACGTCGAGGCGAGGCTGGAGCTCGAGCACCTGACCGCCCGGCTGGCCGGGATCCCGGTGGACCGGCGGGTCAAGGCGCTGCGAGCCGGGCGCGTGGTCACCTGCGCCGACGAGGCCGGCGAGCAGGAGACCGGCACCCCGCTGCCGGTGGCGCGCTGGCTGGTGTTCGAGACGACCATCGACCACGTCCGGTACGTGTTCCACCAGGGCCGCTGGTACCGGATCGGCGAGACCTACGTCGAGCAGATGCGCGCCCAGGTGGCGGACCTGCTCTCGCGCAAATACGAGTGGCCGGACCTCACCTGGCGGCCCAGCGGCGAGTCCGACGACGAGAACCGGTACTGCCACCGGGTCGCGCAGGAGCCAGGATTCCTCTGCCTGGACCGGGATTTCGCGACCACGCCGCTGCACCCGCGGTTCGAGCTGTGCGATCTGCTCGGCCCGGACGACGAGCTGATCCACGTGAAGTGGCTCGGCCGGGCCACTGCGGCCAGCCACCTCTACACCCAGGCGCTGGTGTCCGCCGAGGCGTTGCACGACGAGCCGGAAGCGCTTACCCAGCTCGCTGCCAAGGTCTCGGCCGCCGACCCGGACCGTGTGCTGACCGAGGCGCCGCGCACGGTGGTGCTCGCCGCGGCCGGGCGGGCGTGGCACGTCGACGAGCTGTTCACCCTGTCGCAGATCGCGCTGCTGCGGCTCGACCGCGCGGTGCGAGGCCTTCAGGCGACGCTCCGGTTCGCCGATATCCCGTACGTGCCGAAGCGAACTGCGCGCGCACAACCGGCTACTCGCCGCCGCAAGCGCCAGTAA
- a CDS encoding DUF1508 domain-containing protein — protein sequence MNSAASPRRTPRFQLIGGRGEATRWRLLGSNNASLGLGTVDYRSGDECVAAVQWLCANLGRIRLELTHDHGIDWRWALHAGSGPIATASHAYGRRIEAKRGYERFSLAAGEAAESVGDGRIADWRTKYPLPG from the coding sequence ATGAACAGCGCAGCGAGTCCACGCCGGACACCGAGATTCCAGCTGATCGGCGGGCGCGGGGAAGCGACCCGATGGCGGCTGCTCGGCAGCAACAACGCGTCGCTGGGACTGGGCACGGTCGATTACCGCAGCGGCGACGAATGCGTGGCGGCCGTCCAATGGCTGTGCGCGAACCTCGGGCGCATCCGCCTGGAACTGACCCATGACCACGGAATCGACTGGCGCTGGGCGCTGCACGCGGGCAGCGGGCCGATCGCGACCGCGAGCCACGCCTACGGCCGCCGTATCGAAGCGAAGCGAGGCTACGAGCGGTTCTCCCTCGCGGCGGGCGAGGCCGCGGAGTCCGTCGGGGACGGCCGGATCGCGGACTGGCGCACCAAATACCCGCTGCCGGGCTGA
- a CDS encoding substrate-binding domain-containing protein gives MRARTARFVGITAAIAAGAALLIPGTANAVPGPNGIPEVIAAVGSDTIADVTGAIFAAANADSAANTDPDNYVTVPPVLPAGGSFVVPGDAFDGGTTYTNPGNLPPNGSGAGKTALNTAAAAGSASVDIARSSSGPSSSDPSTFRYYGFGKDGVSWAASSTGSGAGVTLTLQQLRDIYSGVITNWSAVGGANAPITVYLPQAGSGTLAFFTGTVLGFDPTTKPVTIKRMQENEGNTIPAADQATAIAPYSVAQFVAQGNGAVTDKRAGFFEGTLTGAGSDGAPVSGTAPNLAPAFADGFLGARTVYFVLDTRSPSFDAALNVVGFDAAGPSKLCSGSLSATLTKFGFKPLAADANGVTCTLG, from the coding sequence ATGCGTGCTCGTACTGCCCGGTTCGTGGGCATCACCGCCGCCATCGCCGCCGGCGCCGCCCTTCTCATCCCGGGCACTGCCAACGCGGTGCCCGGCCCGAACGGCATCCCCGAGGTCATCGCGGCCGTCGGCTCCGACACGATCGCCGACGTCACCGGCGCGATCTTCGCCGCTGCCAACGCGGACAGCGCCGCCAACACGGACCCCGACAACTACGTCACCGTCCCGCCGGTGCTCCCGGCCGGCGGCTCTTTCGTGGTGCCGGGTGACGCCTTCGACGGCGGCACCACCTACACCAACCCCGGCAACCTCCCGCCCAACGGCTCCGGCGCCGGCAAGACCGCGCTGAACACCGCCGCCGCGGCCGGCAGCGCCTCGGTCGACATCGCCCGCTCCTCCTCGGGCCCGTCGTCGAGCGACCCGTCCACCTTCCGCTACTACGGCTTCGGCAAGGACGGCGTCTCCTGGGCCGCCTCGTCGACCGGCTCGGGCGCCGGCGTCACCCTGACCCTGCAGCAGCTGCGCGACATCTACAGCGGGGTCATCACCAACTGGAGCGCGGTCGGCGGCGCGAACGCCCCGATCACCGTTTACCTGCCCCAGGCCGGTTCCGGCACGCTGGCGTTCTTCACCGGCACCGTGCTCGGCTTCGACCCGACCACCAAGCCGGTCACGATCAAGCGCATGCAGGAGAACGAGGGCAACACCATCCCGGCCGCCGACCAGGCGACCGCGATCGCGCCGTACTCGGTGGCCCAGTTCGTCGCGCAGGGCAACGGCGCGGTGACCGACAAGCGCGCCGGCTTCTTCGAGGGCACCCTGACCGGGGCCGGCTCGGACGGCGCGCCCGTCTCGGGCACCGCCCCGAACCTGGCCCCGGCGTTCGCCGACGGCTTCCTCGGCGCCCGCACGGTGTACTTCGTGCTCGACACCCGCTCGCCTTCGTTCGACGCCGCGCTGAACGTGGTCGGCTTCGACGCGGCCGGCCCGAGCAAGCTGTGCTCCGGCAGCCTTTCCGCCACGCTGACCAAGTTCGGCTTCAAGCCGCTGGCCGCTGACGCCAACGGTGTCACCTGCACCCTCGGCTGA
- a CDS encoding sortase, with protein sequence MSAPAATPAETAPRPPVQFSPKWTVVTVAGWLVTTALCFGLVAYALGPMLANNDQRAALSTIRAGMAEAQGATRTLLGAAPVTKPPEFGSPVAVLEIPKLRAQQVVLEGAEPGQTSSGPGHIPGTSGLGQPGNSAVVGRYSGYGAPFAQLGELAKGDQIVVATTQGRSVYTVTETATRDLNEDRDYGRTENDRLTLVTSASWWPGSASSATVVTAVLEGKPFRPTPQNGRADAQDGRTGDSGAWAQLILAFGGFAAAAAGATVLYRRWRPVSTYVITAPALLALAVLAATAVWRLLPAWA encoded by the coding sequence ATGAGCGCACCGGCGGCAACCCCTGCTGAGACGGCCCCGCGCCCGCCGGTGCAGTTCAGTCCCAAGTGGACAGTGGTGACCGTGGCCGGCTGGCTGGTCACCACGGCGCTCTGCTTCGGGCTGGTCGCGTACGCGCTCGGCCCGATGCTGGCGAACAACGACCAGCGGGCCGCGTTGTCCACCATCCGCGCCGGGATGGCGGAGGCGCAGGGCGCGACCCGGACCCTGCTCGGCGCCGCGCCGGTGACCAAGCCGCCGGAGTTCGGTTCGCCGGTGGCCGTGCTGGAGATCCCGAAGCTGCGGGCCCAGCAGGTCGTGCTCGAAGGCGCCGAGCCCGGCCAGACTTCGTCCGGTCCCGGGCACATCCCGGGGACCTCGGGCCTCGGCCAGCCCGGGAACTCCGCCGTGGTCGGCCGTTATTCCGGTTACGGGGCCCCGTTCGCGCAGCTGGGCGAACTGGCCAAGGGCGACCAGATCGTGGTGGCGACGACGCAGGGCCGCTCCGTCTACACCGTCACCGAGACCGCGACCCGCGACCTGAACGAGGACCGCGACTACGGCCGCACCGAAAACGACCGGCTCACCCTGGTCACCTCGGCGAGCTGGTGGCCGGGCTCGGCCTCGTCGGCCACGGTGGTCACCGCCGTGCTGGAGGGCAAGCCGTTCCGGCCCACGCCGCAGAACGGCCGGGCGGACGCGCAGGACGGCCGGACCGGCGACAGCGGTGCCTGGGCCCAGCTGATCCTGGCCTTCGGCGGGTTCGCCGCCGCGGCCGCGGGCGCGACCGTGCTGTATCGCCGCTGGCGCCCGGTTTCGACGTACGTCATCACCGCTCCGGCGTTGCTGGCGCTGGCCGTGCTGGCGGCGACGGCGGTGTGGCGGTTGTTGCCCGCTTGGGCCTGA
- the pstC gene encoding phosphate ABC transporter permease subunit PstC: MTVTTPAPGAPPPEPLAIADVPSRADRAFRRVTTGAGLSVLGLLVVIGFFLVYRSVPAFQISGFGFFSTIQFDAASGQLGVLGLIYGTIVVALIAVAFAVPLSILAALFISDYASGRMRGFLTGLVDLLAAIPSLLYGLWGFSFLRPYITPLSEWMTSNLGWFPLFSTKPGAVLFNSMFVAGLVVSLMVIPITTSVIREVFTQTPAGEKEAALALGSTRWGMVRTVVLPFGRGGIVGGSMLGLGRALGETIAVSLLLPQVPVVTSHLLEFGGATISGFIANNAGMSGIGLNGLMAAGLVLFVFTLATNFTASVIISRSRSGVGVDA, translated from the coding sequence GTGACTGTCACGACACCCGCTCCGGGCGCCCCGCCCCCGGAGCCACTGGCGATCGCCGACGTGCCGTCGCGAGCCGACCGCGCGTTCCGGCGCGTGACCACCGGCGCCGGCCTGTCGGTTCTCGGCCTCCTGGTCGTGATCGGCTTCTTCCTCGTCTACCGCTCGGTGCCGGCCTTCCAGATCAGCGGCTTCGGGTTCTTCTCCACCATCCAGTTCGACGCGGCGTCCGGGCAGCTGGGCGTGCTCGGCCTGATCTACGGCACGATCGTGGTGGCGCTGATCGCGGTGGCGTTCGCGGTGCCGTTGTCGATCCTCGCCGCGCTGTTCATCAGCGACTACGCGAGCGGGCGGATGCGGGGGTTCCTGACCGGGCTGGTGGACCTGCTCGCCGCGATCCCCAGCCTGCTCTACGGGTTGTGGGGCTTCAGCTTCCTGCGGCCGTACATCACGCCGCTCTCGGAGTGGATGACCTCGAACCTGGGCTGGTTCCCGCTGTTCTCGACCAAGCCGGGCGCGGTGCTGTTCAACTCCATGTTCGTGGCCGGGCTGGTCGTGTCGCTGATGGTCATCCCGATCACCACCTCGGTGATCCGCGAGGTGTTCACCCAGACCCCGGCCGGCGAGAAGGAAGCCGCGCTCGCGCTGGGGAGCACGCGCTGGGGCATGGTCCGCACGGTGGTGCTGCCGTTCGGCCGCGGCGGGATCGTCGGCGGCTCGATGCTCGGCCTGGGCCGCGCGCTCGGCGAGACGATCGCGGTTTCCCTGCTGCTGCCCCAGGTTCCGGTGGTGACGAGCCACCTGCTCGAATTCGGCGGCGCGACCATCTCCGGGTTCATCGCCAACAACGCGGGCATGTCCGGGATCGGCCTCAACGGGCTGATGGCGGCCGGGCTGGTGCTGTTCGTCTTCACCCTGGCGACCAACTTCACCGCCTCGGTCATCATCTCCCGCAGCCGCTCCGGAGTGGGAGTGGACGCCTGA
- the pstA gene encoding phosphate ABC transporter permease PstA: MTSVKDALDPAEDTVDDLTAVDTVDTPGPPAPPPVRRRTSATTSQDRWVALGCAVSATLLTWFLMHELLTSPGWLADLVVAYLLYLAMLYLVTRDRLGRLAATDRLVSAVVVSGAAGLLVPLLLLLGYIVTKGLPSLRLAFFTHDMSSVAPTDPATATGGLHAIVGTLEQTALALVFVVPLGVLTAVFLNETRSRFRRPVRIFVDAMSGLPSVVAGLFVYAALILPPVQSGFSGFMATLALTMIMLPTVTRTVDVVLRLVPDGLREASLALGASRARTVWSVVLPTARTGVSTAIILGIARVVGETAPLLFTSFGSLSMNYNPFSDPQESLPRFVYRYIKEPLASAQERGYIGALVLILLIFALFALTRLIGRKRWSGRRTKPRSAR; the protein is encoded by the coding sequence ATGACCTCCGTCAAGGACGCACTCGACCCGGCTGAGGACACTGTGGACGATCTCACCGCAGTGGACACAGTGGACACTCCCGGTCCGCCGGCCCCGCCCCCGGTCCGGCGCCGCACCTCGGCCACCACCTCGCAGGACCGCTGGGTCGCGCTGGGCTGCGCGGTCTCGGCCACCCTGCTGACCTGGTTCCTGATGCACGAGCTGCTCACTTCGCCGGGCTGGCTCGCCGACCTCGTCGTCGCCTACCTGCTGTACCTGGCGATGCTGTACTTGGTCACCCGCGACCGGCTCGGGCGTCTGGCCGCGACGGACCGGCTGGTGTCGGCCGTGGTGGTCAGCGGCGCCGCCGGGCTACTGGTGCCGCTGCTGCTCCTGCTCGGCTACATCGTGACCAAGGGCCTGCCGAGCCTGCGCCTGGCGTTTTTCACCCACGACATGTCCTCGGTCGCGCCGACCGATCCCGCGACGGCGACCGGCGGCCTGCACGCGATCGTCGGCACCCTGGAGCAGACCGCGCTGGCGCTGGTGTTCGTGGTCCCGCTCGGGGTGCTCACCGCGGTGTTCCTCAACGAGACCCGCTCGCGGTTCCGCCGCCCGGTGCGGATCTTCGTGGACGCGATGAGCGGCCTGCCCTCGGTGGTGGCCGGCCTGTTCGTGTACGCGGCGCTGATCCTGCCGCCGGTGCAGTCCGGCTTTTCCGGCTTCATGGCGACGCTCGCGTTGACGATGATCATGCTGCCCACCGTCACCCGGACCGTCGACGTGGTGCTGCGGCTGGTTCCGGACGGCCTGCGCGAAGCCTCGCTGGCGCTGGGCGCGAGCCGCGCGCGCACGGTCTGGTCGGTGGTGCTGCCGACCGCCCGCACCGGCGTGAGCACCGCCATCATCCTCGGCATCGCCCGCGTGGTCGGCGAAACCGCGCCGCTGCTGTTCACCTCGTTCGGCTCGCTTTCGATGAACTACAACCCGTTCAGCGACCCGCAGGAGAGCCTGCCCCGCTTCGTCTACCGCTACATCAAGGAACCCCTCGCCTCGGCGCAGGAACGCGGGTACATCGGCGCTCTGGTGCTGATCCTGCTGATCTTCGCGCTGTTCGCGCTGACCCGGCTGATCGGCCGCAAACGCTGGTCCGGCCGTAGGACCAAACCCAGGAGTGCCCGGTGA
- a CDS encoding phosphate ABC transporter ATP-binding protein gives MTEILDTPQPVRVVGGPPPGAAALESRGVHAWFGDRLVLEDVSLAMPAREVTALIGPSGCGKSTFLRILNRMHELVPSAGLAGEVLLDGADIYADGTRAQHARLRIGMVFQKPNPFPAMSIRDNVLAGLKLAGVKCDDKDGLVEQSLERAGLWREVRDRLHSPGGALSGGQQQRLCIARSLAVQPNVLLMDEPCSALDPTSTRRIEQTIVEISDEVTVVIVTHNMQQAQRVSHHCAFFLAGENEPGRVVEHGSTEQIFGEPEDSRTHDYVNGRFG, from the coding sequence GTGACCGAAATCCTCGACACGCCCCAGCCCGTGCGCGTGGTCGGCGGGCCGCCGCCCGGCGCCGCGGCCCTGGAGTCCCGCGGGGTGCACGCCTGGTTCGGCGACCGGCTGGTGCTGGAGGACGTTTCGCTGGCCATGCCCGCGCGCGAGGTGACCGCGTTGATCGGTCCGTCCGGCTGCGGCAAGTCGACCTTCCTGCGCATCCTCAACCGGATGCACGAGCTGGTGCCCTCGGCCGGCCTGGCCGGCGAGGTGCTGCTGGACGGCGCCGACATCTACGCGGACGGAACCCGCGCCCAGCACGCCCGGCTGCGGATCGGCATGGTCTTCCAGAAGCCCAACCCGTTCCCCGCGATGTCCATTCGCGACAACGTGCTCGCCGGGCTCAAGCTGGCCGGCGTCAAATGCGACGACAAGGACGGGCTGGTCGAGCAGAGCCTCGAGCGGGCCGGGCTGTGGCGCGAGGTGCGCGACCGCCTGCACTCCCCTGGCGGCGCGCTGTCCGGCGGCCAGCAGCAGCGGCTGTGCATCGCGCGTTCGCTCGCCGTGCAGCCGAACGTGCTGCTGATGGACGAGCCCTGCTCCGCGCTGGACCCGACCTCCACCCGGCGCATCGAGCAGACCATCGTGGAGATCTCCGACGAGGTCACCGTCGTGATCGTCACGCACAACATGCAGCAGGCCCAGCGGGTTTCGCACCACTGCGCGTTTTTCCTGGCCGGGGAGAACGAGCCGGGGCGCGTGGTCGAGCACGGGTCCACCGAGCAGATCTTCGGCGAGCCCGAGGACAGCCGCACCCACGACTACGTCAACGGCCGTTTCGGCTGA
- a CDS encoding substrate-binding domain-containing protein, with amino-acid sequence MHRKSWPVLGCAALVLAAQLLLAPAAEAFVQVNGSGSTYVGLAMSDWQNGANSQGIPVNYSALGSPAGVNQYGDRTVDFAGTEAEVSSLQAAGGGGLSANQRGYQYVPDVAGAVAVMYNVTDAAGRRVDSLHLTRETIARIFSRDITRWNDPAITTTNGGFALPDQPITLIGRSGQSGTTALFYDFVAHVAAGAYNAFVSRNADKGIGPLPPGVRPIQLPTMGPDADFYRLFADSDQIAQTVANGSVPFSIGYDEFGYAKKYNAPTAWVDNQAGQYTLPYAANIAAALSKANLRPDLSQELSGVYTNPNPLTYPISAYSYLMTPCASGRDTCKGGYTDTSKTDTMAAFIEHVACDGQLNMARIGYSPLPPNLSQEMMNANARLTGQPAKQLNAGNCANPTFHGSLGAGATAPQDPFAGLGGVDALTHGGAGGAKSSANGPGTSTGPQTSAGPSSTAPEATDANGGSTDWRNAEPAAYQGSGFGGFGAWAALVLFAAICTPLLLRGIRRIKRR; translated from the coding sequence ATGCACCGCAAGAGCTGGCCGGTACTCGGCTGCGCCGCCCTCGTGCTGGCGGCGCAGCTGCTGCTGGCCCCCGCCGCCGAGGCCTTCGTCCAGGTCAACGGGTCCGGGTCCACCTACGTCGGGCTCGCCATGAGCGACTGGCAGAACGGCGCCAATTCCCAGGGCATCCCGGTCAACTACAGCGCGCTGGGCTCACCCGCGGGTGTGAACCAGTACGGCGACCGCACCGTCGACTTCGCCGGCACTGAGGCCGAGGTCAGCTCGCTGCAGGCCGCGGGCGGCGGCGGGCTGAGCGCGAACCAGCGCGGGTACCAGTACGTGCCGGACGTCGCGGGCGCGGTCGCGGTGATGTACAACGTGACCGACGCGGCCGGGCGCCGCGTCGACTCGCTCCACCTGACGCGGGAGACCATCGCGCGGATCTTCTCCCGCGACATCACGCGCTGGAACGACCCGGCGATCACCACCACCAACGGCGGCTTCGCGCTGCCGGACCAGCCGATCACGCTGATCGGGCGCAGCGGCCAATCCGGCACCACGGCGCTGTTCTACGACTTCGTGGCGCACGTCGCGGCCGGCGCGTACAACGCTTTTGTCAGCCGCAACGCCGACAAGGGCATCGGCCCGCTGCCGCCCGGCGTCCGCCCGATCCAGCTGCCCACCATGGGCCCGGACGCTGACTTCTACCGGCTGTTCGCCGACTCCGACCAGATCGCGCAGACCGTGGCCAACGGCAGCGTCCCGTTTTCCATCGGCTACGACGAATTCGGCTACGCCAAGAAGTACAACGCGCCCACCGCGTGGGTCGACAACCAGGCCGGGCAGTACACCCTGCCGTACGCGGCGAACATCGCGGCGGCGCTGTCGAAGGCGAACCTGCGCCCGGACCTGAGCCAGGAACTGTCCGGGGTGTACACCAACCCGAACCCGCTGACGTACCCGATTTCGGCGTACTCCTACCTGATGACGCCGTGCGCGAGCGGCCGCGACACCTGCAAGGGCGGTTACACCGACACGTCCAAAACGGACACCATGGCCGCGTTCATCGAGCATGTCGCCTGCGACGGCCAGCTCAACATGGCCCGCATCGGGTATTCACCGCTGCCGCCGAACCTGTCGCAGGAGATGATGAACGCGAACGCCCGCCTCACCGGGCAGCCCGCCAAGCAGCTGAACGCGGGCAACTGCGCCAATCCCACGTTCCACGGCAGCCTCGGCGCCGGGGCCACCGCGCCGCAGGACCCGTTCGCCGGCCTGGGCGGCGTCGACGCCCTCACCCACGGCGGCGCCGGCGGCGCCAAATCCAGCGCCAACGGGCCGGGCACCTCGACCGGCCCCCAGACGTCGGCGGGCCCCAGCTCCACGGCGCCCGAGGCCACCGACGCGAACGGCGGCTCGACCGACTGGCGCAACGCCGAGCCCGCGGCGTATCAGGGCAGCGGTTTCGGCGGCTTCGGCGCCTGGGCCGCCTTGGTGCTGTTCGCGGCGATCTGCACTCCGCTGCTCCTGCGCGGCATCCGCCGGATCAAGCGGCGCTGA